Proteins encoded together in one Terriglobus saanensis SP1PR4 window:
- a CDS encoding efflux RND transporter permease subunit yields MSHEFQPGDKAPRDGATASDIYRLEHEDTRGGDHAPRDHASPRDEKKQKEDEGPNGGGVHFSAPFIRRPVATFLLSAAIILAGAVAYKLLPVSSLPQVEFPVISVGANLPGADPETMASAVATPLERQFSRIAGINQMTSSSSIGSASITLQFDLTRDINGAARDVQAAINAARSQLPANLPSNPTYRKINPSDAPIMILALTSETLSVPQLYDAADSVLAQKLASVDGVGQTFVGGSSKPAVRIEANPTQLTSYGLGLDALRAAIATINVNQPKGYLNGAGTEGQRWSITTTDQLFGAAAYKPLIVATDRGPVSSAAASNGLQSNVASATTSTTTTNSVSSSGTTGTSSGTATSSASTTSSTASTYSTTATPITTTTATSAAGMASAQVTPSVSNVATPTIGGHGIVRISDVSDVVDSVEDIHNGGLFNLHPAILVIVFKSPGANVIQTVDAINKMLPSLSASISPAIKVQVALDRTATIRASVDDITRTMLITIVLVVLVVFFFLREVRSTLIPAVSVPLSLLGTFGVMYLLGYTLDNLSLMALTISTGFVVDDAIVVIENISRHLEEGLTPYDAAMKGSAEIGFTVVSMSISLIAVFIPILLMGGIVGRLFREFAVTLSVSILVSLCVSLTTTPMLSAKFLQPHSANKHGRIYLLGERFFDWMVGEYTLGLRWVLRHQGLVMLITIGTFLLNIYLFILVPKGFFPQQDTGRLGGRILGQQDVSFDAMKAKAIEMTDLVKQDPGVLNVMTNLGGGGPGGGSSNSANMFIFLKDPAARAKDGDTAEVIINRLRPKLSRMPGVQVYLQSQQELNIGGRQSATQYQYTLQADSVQDLNLWSPKMMAAMQKMPELRDVATDQLENGLESTLVIDRDTASRLGITPLAIDNILSDAFGQRQVSTTYKPLNQYHVVMEVAPQFQKDPDAIRQIYVKNSSGKSIPLTAITHFEMQRIPLQVNHQGLTPAATLSFNLAPGIALSQAAEAIDRARNSISMPASVTGGFQGSAQAFQQSLSSEPVLILLALTTVYIVLGMLYESFIHPLTILSTLPSAGVGAILALLITHTDLSVIAMIGIILLIGLVKKNAILMIDFALVAEREHGKEPVDAIYEACLLRFRPIMMTTMAALFGGLPLAFGTGVGSELRRPLGITIVGGLIVSQCLTLFTTPVVYIYFDKWRQRMESWRGKPVEKKLPRGLRSHPEPVAGD; encoded by the coding sequence ATGAGCCACGAATTCCAACCCGGCGACAAAGCCCCCCGAGACGGCGCCACCGCCTCCGATATCTATCGTCTTGAGCACGAGGATACCCGTGGCGGCGACCACGCTCCACGCGATCACGCCTCGCCGCGCGATGAAAAGAAGCAAAAGGAAGACGAGGGCCCCAACGGTGGTGGCGTTCACTTTTCCGCGCCCTTCATCCGCCGTCCCGTAGCCACCTTCCTGCTCTCGGCGGCGATCATCCTCGCCGGCGCGGTGGCCTACAAGCTGCTTCCTGTCTCTTCGTTGCCGCAGGTCGAGTTCCCCGTGATCTCCGTCGGCGCTAATCTTCCGGGAGCCGATCCCGAAACCATGGCCTCCGCTGTTGCGACTCCCCTGGAGCGCCAGTTCTCCCGCATAGCGGGCATCAACCAGATGACCTCGAGTTCGTCCATCGGCTCAGCCTCGATTACGCTGCAGTTCGATCTCACGCGCGACATTAATGGCGCCGCCCGCGATGTCCAGGCCGCGATCAATGCCGCCCGTTCCCAGCTTCCGGCCAACCTGCCATCGAACCCGACGTACCGCAAAATCAATCCCTCCGACGCGCCCATCATGATCCTTGCGCTTACGTCGGAGACGCTGAGCGTTCCCCAGCTCTACGATGCCGCGGACTCCGTCCTCGCGCAGAAGCTGGCCTCCGTCGATGGCGTCGGTCAGACCTTCGTCGGCGGTTCCTCCAAGCCTGCAGTCCGGATTGAAGCCAATCCGACGCAGCTCACCAGCTACGGCCTTGGCCTCGACGCGCTCCGCGCCGCCATCGCCACCATTAACGTCAATCAGCCCAAGGGCTACCTGAACGGTGCAGGCACCGAAGGTCAGCGGTGGTCCATCACCACGACCGATCAACTCTTCGGCGCAGCGGCTTACAAACCGCTGATCGTCGCCACCGATCGCGGGCCGGTCTCAAGCGCCGCCGCTTCCAACGGCCTGCAGAGCAATGTCGCCTCCGCCACCACATCAACCACGACGACCAACTCCGTCAGCAGCAGCGGCACTACGGGCACCTCTTCGGGAACCGCCACCTCCAGCGCATCGACCACGAGTTCCACGGCTTCAACCTACTCCACCACCGCAACTCCTATCACGACCACGACCGCCACCTCCGCAGCCGGAATGGCCTCCGCGCAGGTGACCCCCTCTGTCTCCAACGTCGCGACCCCTACCATCGGCGGTCATGGCATTGTAAGGATCTCCGACGTCTCGGATGTCGTGGATTCCGTGGAAGATATTCACAATGGCGGCTTGTTCAACCTGCACCCGGCCATTCTTGTCATTGTCTTCAAGTCTCCCGGCGCCAACGTCATCCAGACAGTCGACGCCATCAATAAGATGTTGCCGTCCCTGAGCGCTTCGATCTCCCCCGCCATCAAGGTACAGGTCGCGCTCGATCGCACGGCCACCATCCGCGCTTCGGTCGACGACATCACACGCACGATGCTGATCACCATCGTCCTCGTGGTCCTCGTCGTCTTCTTCTTCCTGCGCGAAGTCCGCTCTACCCTCATTCCTGCAGTGTCGGTTCCGCTCTCGCTCCTCGGCACCTTCGGCGTCATGTATCTGCTGGGATACACGCTCGACAACCTTTCGCTGATGGCCCTCACTATCTCCACCGGCTTTGTCGTGGATGACGCCATCGTCGTCATCGAGAACATTTCGCGTCATCTTGAAGAGGGGCTTACCCCCTACGACGCGGCCATGAAGGGCTCCGCCGAGATCGGCTTCACCGTCGTCTCCATGAGCATCTCGCTCATCGCCGTCTTCATCCCCATCCTTCTTATGGGAGGCATCGTCGGCCGTCTCTTCCGCGAGTTTGCCGTCACGCTCTCCGTCTCGATTCTCGTCTCGCTCTGTGTCTCACTGACTACCACACCCATGCTCTCGGCCAAGTTCCTGCAACCGCACTCCGCCAACAAGCATGGACGCATCTACCTGCTCGGCGAGCGCTTCTTTGACTGGATGGTGGGCGAATACACTCTTGGCCTGCGCTGGGTCCTGCGCCACCAGGGGCTCGTGATGCTCATCACGATCGGCACCTTCCTCCTCAACATCTACCTCTTCATCCTCGTTCCTAAGGGCTTCTTCCCTCAGCAGGACACCGGACGGCTCGGCGGACGCATCCTCGGTCAGCAGGACGTCTCGTTCGACGCCATGAAGGCCAAGGCGATTGAGATGACAGACCTCGTCAAACAGGATCCCGGCGTTCTCAATGTCATGACCAATCTGGGTGGCGGTGGGCCAGGCGGCGGATCGTCCAACTCCGCCAACATGTTCATCTTCCTCAAAGACCCGGCGGCACGTGCGAAGGACGGCGATACGGCCGAGGTCATCATTAATCGGCTGCGTCCCAAACTCTCCCGCATGCCCGGCGTGCAGGTGTATCTGCAGTCGCAACAGGAGCTCAACATCGGTGGCCGCCAGTCCGCCACGCAGTATCAATACACGCTGCAGGCAGACTCCGTCCAGGATCTGAACCTGTGGTCGCCCAAGATGATGGCCGCCATGCAGAAGATGCCGGAGCTGCGCGACGTCGCGACCGATCAGCTGGAAAACGGCCTCGAATCCACGCTGGTCATCGACCGAGATACGGCTTCCCGCCTCGGCATTACACCGCTCGCCATCGACAATATTCTCTCCGACGCCTTCGGACAGCGGCAGGTTTCGACCACCTACAAGCCCTTGAATCAGTACCACGTTGTGATGGAAGTGGCCCCGCAGTTCCAGAAAGACCCGGACGCGATCCGTCAGATCTACGTCAAAAACTCCTCGGGAAAATCCATCCCGCTCACGGCCATTACGCACTTCGAGATGCAGCGGATTCCGCTGCAGGTCAATCATCAGGGACTCACCCCCGCCGCTACGCTCTCCTTCAATCTTGCGCCGGGGATAGCACTCTCCCAGGCTGCGGAGGCGATCGACCGTGCGCGCAACTCGATCTCCATGCCTGCCTCCGTGACCGGCGGCTTCCAGGGATCGGCGCAGGCCTTCCAGCAATCTCTCTCCTCGGAGCCGGTGCTTATCCTGCTCGCACTCACGACCGTGTACATCGTGCTGGGCATGCTTTATGAGAGCTTCATCCACCCGCTCACCATTCTTTCCACGCTGCCCTCAGCGGGGGTCGGCGCCATTCTGGCGCTGCTGATCACACACACGGACCTCTCCGTCATCGCGATGATCGGCATCATCCTCCTGATCGGTCTGGTAAAGAAGAACGCCATCCTGATGATCGACTTCGCCCTCGTAGCCGAACGCGAACACGGCAAAGAACCGGTCGATGCGATCTACGAAGCCTGCCTGTTGCGCTTCCGCCCCATCATGATGACGACCATGGCGGCCCTCTTCGGTGGACTTCCGCTGGCCTTCGGAACCGGCGTAGGCTCCGAGCTGCGCCGTCCCCTCGGCATCACCATCGTCGGTGGACTGATCGTCTCGCAGTGCCTCACACTCTTCACTACACCGGTCGTCTATATCTACTTTGATAAGTGGCGTCAGCGGATGGAAAGCTGGCGCGGCAAGCCGGTAGAGAAGAAGCTTCCGCGAGGCCTGCGCTCCCACCCGGAGCCGGTCGCGGGCGACTAA
- a CDS encoding multidrug efflux RND transporter permease subunit, with translation MSPSRPFILRPVATALLMVAILLAGGVAYFQLPVSALPQVDYPTIQVQTFYPGASPEVMSSAVTGPLERQFGQIPGLTQMNSTSSGGGSIITLQFSLEESIDVAQQDVQAAINAATSYLPKDLPNPPIYSKVNPADAPILTLALTSDTLELTKVEDLADTILAQKISQLSGVGLVSIAGGQKPGVRIQANPMALANYGLSLEDIRTALASANVDQAKGNINGAHQAFTIGANDQLLSSADYANVIIAYRNGNAVRLSDVANSLDGAENLFQAAWMGRPAQNGQPAFTHPAVIVNIQRQPGANIIGVVDRIEALLPKLQATLPASVKVEVLTDRTNTIRASVKDVQFELLLTIGLVILVIFLFLRSVRATIIPSVAVPLSIVGTFGVMYLLGYTLDNLSLMALTISTGFVVDDAIVMVENIDRYLEMGESPLDAALKGSEQIGFTILSLTISLIAVLIPLLFMGDIVGRLFREFAVTLSVTILVSAVVSLTLTPMMASKLLKHTPEDQKGKLYKKSEEWFNAVIDKYAVGVRWVLRHQTFTLLVTLATFAATVLLFLYVQKGFFPVQDTGEILAITDAPQSISFDAMSQRQQALAAKILEDPDVQSISSYIGIDATNTTLNSGRIQIDLKDRELRSKSASEIIHRLQSNLSQVIGITAYMQPLQDLTVENRTARTQYQYAIEDANTDELAEWSNRILNKFKTLKPLADVASDQQIEGLEAALAIDRDTASRLGITPQNIDDTLYDAFGQRQVSTIFTQQNQYHVILEVSPKFQRNPAALDQIYVKSSNGTQVPLSTFTHFEQKNASLVISHQGQFPAVNLSFNLAPGASIGDAVDAVRKAEKELNIPLSVNAQFQGTAASFEASLANEPVLILAALITVYIVLGVLYESYIHPITILSTLPSAGVGAILALQLTGTDMSVIALIGCILLIGIVKKNAIMMIDFALEAEREQGKTPEEAIYQACLLRFRPIMMTTMAALLGGVPLALGSGTGSELRRPLGITIVGGLIVSQVLTLFTTPVVYLFFDRIGRKYFHTEEADREFAKHAHEDEAFAAGD, from the coding sequence ATGAGCCCTTCGCGGCCGTTTATTCTTCGGCCCGTCGCCACCGCGCTTCTGATGGTGGCGATCCTGCTTGCGGGCGGCGTGGCGTACTTTCAGCTTCCCGTCTCCGCTCTGCCACAGGTGGATTACCCCACCATCCAGGTCCAGACCTTCTACCCCGGCGCCAGCCCCGAGGTCATGTCCTCTGCCGTCACTGGCCCGCTTGAGCGGCAGTTCGGCCAGATTCCCGGCCTGACCCAGATGAACTCCACCTCCTCCGGCGGTGGCTCGATCATTACCCTTCAGTTTTCTCTGGAAGAATCGATCGACGTCGCCCAGCAGGATGTGCAGGCGGCCATCAACGCCGCCACCAGCTATCTGCCAAAGGACCTGCCGAACCCGCCGATCTACTCCAAGGTGAACCCGGCGGATGCGCCCATCCTTACCCTTGCGCTTACCTCGGATACCCTTGAACTGACCAAAGTCGAGGATCTGGCCGACACCATTCTCGCCCAGAAGATCTCGCAGCTCTCCGGCGTCGGTCTCGTCTCCATCGCAGGCGGACAGAAGCCCGGCGTCCGTATCCAGGCCAATCCCATGGCGCTGGCCAACTATGGCCTGTCGCTGGAAGATATCCGCACAGCGCTTGCCTCCGCCAACGTCGATCAGGCGAAGGGCAACATCAACGGAGCGCACCAGGCCTTCACCATCGGAGCGAACGATCAGCTTCTCTCCTCCGCGGACTATGCGAACGTCATCATCGCTTACCGCAATGGCAACGCCGTCCGTCTCTCCGATGTAGCCAACTCCCTGGATGGTGCGGAAAACCTCTTCCAGGCCGCATGGATGGGCCGTCCTGCGCAGAACGGCCAGCCCGCGTTCACCCATCCCGCCGTCATCGTCAATATTCAGCGCCAGCCGGGCGCCAACATCATCGGTGTCGTCGACCGTATCGAAGCGCTCCTCCCCAAGCTGCAGGCAACGCTTCCAGCCTCGGTCAAGGTGGAAGTTCTGACCGACCGGACTAACACCATCCGCGCGTCGGTCAAGGACGTTCAGTTCGAGCTCCTACTTACGATCGGCCTCGTCATTCTGGTGATCTTCCTTTTCCTGCGCTCCGTCCGCGCCACCATCATCCCCTCCGTAGCCGTCCCGCTCTCCATCGTGGGCACCTTCGGCGTGATGTACCTGCTGGGATACACGCTCGACAACCTTTCTCTCATGGCCCTGACCATCTCTACAGGTTTCGTTGTGGACGATGCCATCGTCATGGTCGAAAACATCGACCGTTACCTGGAGATGGGCGAATCTCCCCTCGACGCCGCGCTCAAAGGCTCCGAGCAGATCGGTTTCACGATCCTTTCGCTGACCATCTCGCTCATCGCCGTATTGATCCCACTTCTTTTCATGGGAGATATTGTCGGCCGCCTCTTCCGCGAGTTTGCCGTCACCCTCTCCGTCACCATCCTTGTCTCCGCCGTCGTCTCCCTCACGCTCACACCGATGATGGCGTCGAAGCTCCTGAAGCACACCCCGGAAGATCAAAAGGGCAAGCTCTACAAGAAGTCGGAAGAGTGGTTCAACGCCGTCATCGACAAGTACGCCGTCGGTGTGCGCTGGGTGTTGCGCCACCAGACCTTCACCCTCCTTGTGACGCTGGCCACCTTCGCGGCAACCGTTCTTCTTTTCCTTTACGTGCAAAAGGGCTTCTTCCCTGTGCAGGACACGGGCGAGATCCTCGCCATCACCGATGCTCCCCAGTCGATCTCCTTCGATGCCATGAGCCAGCGGCAACAGGCACTCGCAGCCAAGATCCTTGAAGACCCGGACGTCCAGAGCATCTCCTCCTACATCGGGATTGACGCGACCAACACCACGCTCAACTCCGGACGTATCCAGATCGACCTCAAGGACCGTGAGCTTCGCTCCAAGTCCGCCTCAGAGATCATTCACCGCCTGCAATCGAACCTCAGCCAGGTCATCGGCATCACGGCCTACATGCAGCCGCTGCAGGACCTCACCGTAGAAAACCGTACGGCACGTACCCAGTATCAGTACGCGATTGAAGACGCGAATACGGACGAACTCGCGGAGTGGTCCAACCGCATTCTCAATAAATTCAAGACCTTGAAGCCGCTCGCCGACGTCGCCAGCGATCAGCAGATTGAAGGCCTGGAAGCCGCGCTCGCCATCGACCGCGACACTGCCTCGCGTCTCGGCATTACGCCGCAGAACATCGACGACACGCTCTACGACGCCTTCGGTCAGCGCCAGGTCTCCACCATCTTCACGCAGCAGAACCAGTACCACGTGATCCTGGAAGTCTCGCCCAAGTTCCAGCGGAACCCTGCGGCGCTCGATCAGATTTACGTCAAGAGCTCCAATGGCACGCAGGTCCCGCTTTCGACGTTTACTCACTTCGAGCAGAAGAACGCCTCGCTCGTCATCTCGCATCAGGGCCAGTTTCCTGCGGTCAACCTATCCTTCAATCTCGCACCCGGAGCGTCCATCGGAGACGCTGTAGACGCCGTGCGCAAAGCGGAAAAAGAGCTCAACATTCCCCTTTCGGTGAACGCCCAGTTCCAGGGCACAGCAGCTTCCTTTGAAGCCTCGCTTGCCAACGAACCGGTCCTCATCCTCGCGGCTCTGATTACGGTGTACATCGTCCTCGGCGTTCTGTACGAGAGCTATATCCACCCGATCACGATCCTTTCGACGCTTCCTTCCGCCGGCGTGGGCGCGATTCTCGCCCTCCAACTCACCGGGACGGACATGTCCGTGATCGCGCTTATAGGCTGTATTCTCCTGATCGGTATTGTGAAGAAGAACGCCATCATGATGATCGATTTCGCCCTGGAAGCCGAGCGCGAACAGGGTAAGACTCCCGAAGAAGCCATCTACCAGGCCTGCCTCCTTCGCTTCCGCCCCATCATGATGACGACCATGGCCGCGCTCCTCGGAGGCGTTCCGCTCGCCCTCGGCAGCGGCACCGGTTCGGAGCTCCGCCGCCCCCTGGGTATCACGATCGTCGGCGGCCTGATCGTCTCGCAGGTGCTCACCCTCTTTACCACCCCGGTCGTATACCTCTTCTTCGACCGCATCGGCCGCAAATACTTCCATACCGAAGAAGCAGACCGCGAGTTTGCGAAACACGCTCACGAAGATGAAGCCTTCGCGGCTGGCGATTAA
- a CDS encoding MdtA/MuxA family multidrug efflux RND transporter periplasmic adaptor subunit yields the protein MVPTHYMQSPSESEAQTGLNAVPLLDPAHELPAHASPSSDGMPGNNPPAEHKAGGGWIRMVIVSLVILGAIAFVVWRIRSNKTAEQQQAAKSAAQADRPVPVTIDTVGLRSIPIYLTALGTVTAYNTVTLKSRVDGQITGIHFVEGQQVKQGQLLIQIDPAPYQAALAQAQGNLSRDQANAALAKSQANRYTALYNAGVVSRESEQTQQSTAGQSVGTIEGDQAAIQAAKVNLSYTRITAPISGIVGLRQVDLGNMVSASSSTGLLVITQVQPISVIFTVPEDQLPQVFDGMKGGHRLVVEAWDRSNTEKIATGTLLTVDNQIDTTTGTAKLKAVFANDDNALFPNQFVNTRLILETRNNAIVIPAAALQTGTTGNFVYVVDKQHPVQQTPTGTGKTAPAAAATPASQHQQQQAYPVQARPVKVDLTQGSQIILDSGLRPGEAVVIDGQEKLRDGSKVLPHENDTTGARSKSSAKPLGSNPNGSSKTPPQKTHPNGAAQLPNSSTHKKQQNGNGATQP from the coding sequence ATGGTCCCAACACACTACATGCAATCGCCCAGCGAGTCCGAAGCACAGACCGGTTTGAACGCTGTTCCACTACTCGATCCCGCGCACGAGTTGCCAGCCCACGCATCCCCCTCTTCGGATGGAATGCCGGGAAATAACCCTCCGGCCGAACACAAGGCAGGGGGCGGATGGATCCGCATGGTGATCGTCTCCCTGGTAATCCTCGGCGCGATTGCGTTCGTCGTCTGGCGCATCCGAAGCAACAAAACAGCCGAACAACAGCAGGCTGCCAAGAGCGCAGCTCAGGCCGACCGTCCTGTTCCTGTGACTATAGACACCGTTGGACTACGTTCTATTCCAATTTATCTCACGGCACTTGGCACCGTGACGGCCTACAACACTGTCACCCTCAAAAGCCGCGTAGACGGACAGATCACCGGCATCCACTTTGTCGAAGGGCAACAAGTCAAGCAGGGTCAACTCCTTATCCAAATTGACCCAGCCCCCTACCAGGCAGCTCTCGCCCAGGCCCAAGGGAATCTCTCTCGCGATCAGGCCAATGCCGCTCTGGCTAAAAGCCAGGCCAATCGCTACACCGCCCTCTATAACGCTGGCGTCGTCTCGCGCGAGTCGGAACAGACCCAGCAGTCGACAGCAGGCCAGTCCGTGGGAACCATCGAAGGCGACCAGGCCGCGATCCAGGCCGCCAAGGTCAATCTCAGCTACACCCGCATCACCGCCCCGATCTCCGGGATTGTGGGCCTCCGCCAGGTCGATCTCGGCAACATGGTCTCCGCCAGCTCGTCCACCGGTCTGCTCGTGATTACGCAGGTCCAGCCGATCTCCGTGATCTTTACGGTTCCGGAAGATCAGCTTCCCCAGGTCTTCGACGGCATGAAGGGCGGCCATCGCCTGGTGGTGGAAGCCTGGGACCGCAGCAACACAGAAAAGATTGCGACCGGCACGCTGCTGACCGTCGATAACCAGATCGATACCACCACGGGCACCGCAAAGCTGAAGGCCGTCTTCGCCAACGACGACAATGCCCTCTTTCCGAATCAGTTCGTCAACACGCGTCTGATCCTCGAAACGCGCAACAACGCCATCGTGATTCCGGCCGCTGCTCTGCAGACCGGCACCACCGGCAACTTTGTCTACGTGGTCGACAAGCAGCACCCCGTGCAGCAGACGCCCACAGGCACCGGAAAGACGGCTCCCGCCGCCGCTGCAACCCCTGCCAGCCAGCATCAGCAGCAGCAGGCGTACCCTGTCCAGGCTCGTCCTGTAAAAGTCGACCTGACGCAGGGTTCCCAGATCATCCTCGATTCCGGTCTGCGTCCTGGCGAAGCCGTCGTCATCGACGGACAGGAGAAGCTCCGCGACGGAAGCAAGGTCCTGCCGCACGAGAACGACACCACGGGTGCTCGCTCAAAGTCTTCGGCCAAGCCCCTCGGCTCCAATCCGAACGGTTCCTCGAAGACACCTCCGCAAAAGACCCATCCCAACGGAGCAGCACAACTTCCAAACAGCAGTACGCATAAGAAGCAGCAGAACGGGAACGGAGCCACCCAGCCATGA
- a CDS encoding UbiA family prenyltransferase, translating to MAEVSSREGTMPTAPPSGPTSVPLCVDLDGTLVKSDTLMDAAMALWRKEPLSPLKWPAWIAQGKAGLKHEITRRVDLDVEHLPYNQPLLAYLREEYFAGRKIYLATAANGALAQRVAEHLGIFAGVLASDGKLNLAGKNKLAAFEAQFPDGFTYIGNALPDRHLLRKSVDPMVANPHMRLLRVMRSDGVKPVRTFEDRASGLKAFVKAVRLHQWAKNTLVFVPMLLAHSASPNRLAAVVMAFFSLGFCASATYIINDLLDIEADRKHPRKRRRAFAAGDLSPVAGVGIVVVFFAISISLALLLPKVYASLPGEAGIYEVLGHPLRFALWLSVYTVSTLAYSVRLKRMMLVDVMVLSGLYTLRMLAGSAAAGVQISTWLAAFSIFFFLSLAFVKRFSELFMLAGNSESDDDIKPSGRGYRLSDMEQVRSFGTSAGYASVVVLTMYISSLDSPLLYQHPRKLWLLAPILLLWLSRVWLLASRGEMHEDPVVYALTDKRSWLLGALCAFVVWWAL from the coding sequence ATGGCAGAAGTGAGTTCACGGGAAGGAACGATGCCCACGGCGCCGCCTTCGGGGCCCACATCGGTCCCCCTCTGTGTCGACTTGGACGGGACCCTGGTGAAGAGCGACACGCTGATGGACGCCGCCATGGCGCTTTGGCGCAAGGAGCCACTGTCTCCGCTGAAATGGCCAGCCTGGATCGCACAGGGAAAAGCGGGTCTGAAACACGAGATCACCCGACGGGTCGATCTGGATGTGGAGCATCTTCCTTATAATCAGCCACTTCTGGCGTATCTGCGAGAGGAGTATTTCGCAGGGCGAAAGATCTATCTTGCGACCGCAGCGAATGGGGCCCTGGCACAGCGAGTGGCGGAGCATCTTGGAATCTTCGCGGGGGTTCTGGCCTCCGACGGAAAGCTGAACCTGGCAGGAAAGAACAAGTTGGCGGCGTTTGAAGCTCAGTTCCCGGACGGCTTCACCTATATAGGGAACGCATTGCCGGACCGGCACCTCCTGCGCAAGAGTGTGGACCCGATGGTGGCGAACCCGCACATGCGTCTGCTGCGCGTCATGCGGAGCGACGGGGTCAAACCGGTCCGCACGTTTGAAGACCGTGCCTCGGGTTTGAAAGCCTTCGTCAAAGCGGTGCGTCTGCACCAGTGGGCGAAGAACACCCTGGTCTTTGTGCCTATGCTTCTGGCCCATTCCGCCTCGCCGAACCGTTTAGCGGCCGTGGTGATGGCGTTCTTCAGCCTCGGTTTCTGCGCGTCTGCGACCTACATCATTAATGACCTGCTGGACATCGAGGCCGACCGCAAGCATCCGCGCAAGCGGAGACGCGCCTTTGCTGCGGGCGATCTTTCGCCGGTTGCCGGTGTGGGGATCGTGGTGGTGTTCTTTGCGATCTCTATCTCGCTCGCGCTGCTTTTGCCGAAGGTCTACGCTTCGCTGCCGGGAGAAGCTGGGATCTATGAGGTCCTGGGACATCCGCTGCGCTTCGCGCTGTGGCTCTCTGTCTATACGGTGTCCACGCTGGCGTATTCGGTGCGTTTGAAGCGGATGATGCTGGTGGACGTCATGGTGCTGAGCGGCCTGTACACGCTGCGTATGCTGGCGGGATCGGCTGCCGCGGGTGTTCAGATTTCGACATGGCTGGCGGCGTTTTCTATCTTCTTCTTCCTGTCGCTGGCTTTCGTGAAGCGGTTCAGTGAACTTTTTATGCTCGCCGGAAATTCCGAGAGCGACGACGATATCAAACCGAGCGGGCGCGGCTATCGGCTGAGCGATATGGAGCAGGTGCGCAGCTTTGGTACATCCGCCGGATATGCCAGCGTGGTCGTCCTGACGATGTATATCTCCAGTCTGGATTCACCCCTGCTGTATCAGCATCCGCGCAAACTCTGGCTGCTGGCTCCGATTTTGCTGCTCTGGCTGAGCAGGGTGTGGCTGCTGGCCAGTCGCGGAGAGATGCACGAAGACCCAGTGGTCTACGCCCTCACCGACAAGAGAAGCTGGTTGCTGGGTGCGTTGTGCGCGTTCGTGGTGTGGTGGGCGCTGTAG
- the pheS gene encoding phenylalanine--tRNA ligase subunit alpha → MSDVIPQLSAYDDAALDAAFRSLIEQVQAGASSLSTAEAQEAFRLEWLGRKQGRLKLVSDVWLKTAPVEAKKALGKRFNDLKAAIENALESGAGATRASGPALDVTLPGIARRIGIEHPLTRTMREVVQVFQALGYSIALGPEVESDFYNFEALNFPQNHPARDTQDTLVIADQQGKPGRDRLLMRTHTSPVQIRTMLAQDPPLRIVVPGKVHRNDESDATHSPIFHQIEGLCVDTNITFSDLKGTLDHAMKTLFGSGVKTRFFPSFFPFTEPSADVQISCIFCGGSGCRKCKHSGWIELLGCGMVDPAVFEAVNQRRAEMGMDAAYDPKRISGFAFGMGVDRIAMMLSGATDIGLFYSGDLRFLESFA, encoded by the coding sequence ATGAGTGATGTGATTCCACAACTAAGCGCGTACGACGACGCTGCGCTGGACGCCGCGTTTCGTTCGCTGATCGAACAGGTACAGGCCGGAGCGTCGTCGCTGTCGACGGCAGAGGCGCAGGAAGCCTTCCGTCTGGAATGGCTGGGACGCAAGCAGGGCCGCTTGAAGCTGGTGAGCGATGTCTGGCTGAAGACGGCTCCTGTCGAAGCGAAAAAAGCTCTGGGAAAACGGTTCAACGATCTCAAAGCCGCGATTGAAAATGCTCTGGAGAGCGGCGCGGGCGCTACGAGGGCCTCTGGCCCCGCGCTCGATGTCACCCTTCCAGGGATTGCGCGTCGCATCGGTATAGAGCATCCGCTGACGCGTACGATGCGCGAGGTGGTGCAGGTCTTCCAGGCGCTGGGGTATTCGATTGCGCTTGGGCCTGAAGTTGAGTCCGATTTTTACAACTTTGAAGCGCTGAATTTTCCGCAGAACCATCCCGCGCGCGATACGCAGGACACTCTGGTCATCGCGGACCAGCAGGGCAAGCCTGGACGCGACCGCCTGCTGATGCGGACGCACACTTCGCCCGTGCAGATTCGCACGATGCTGGCGCAGGATCCTCCGCTGCGGATCGTTGTGCCGGGCAAGGTGCATCGCAACGATGAAAGCGATGCGACGCACTCGCCAATCTTCCACCAGATAGAAGGTCTCTGCGTGGATACGAATATTACCTTCTCCGATCTGAAGGGCACACTCGATCACGCGATGAAGACGCTCTTCGGCAGCGGCGTGAAGACGCGGTTCTTTCCTTCGTTCTTTCCGTTTACGGAGCCGAGCGCGGACGTGCAGATCTCGTGCATCTTCTGCGGCGGAAGCGGTTGCCGCAAGTGCAAGCACTCCGGCTGGATTGAACTGCTGGGTTGCGGCATGGTGGACCCTGCGGTGTTCGAGGCAGTCAATCAGCGCCGCGCCGAGATGGGTATGGATGCCGCCTACGATCCGAAGCGCATTAGTGGGTTCGCGTTTGGTATGGGCGTGGACCGCATTGCGATGATGCTTTCGGGTGCGACGGATATTGGTTTGTTTTACTCGGGTGACTTGCGGTTTTTGGAGAGTTTCGCGTGA